One part of the Arabidopsis thaliana chromosome 4, partial sequence genome encodes these proteins:
- the XI-I gene encoding myosin (XI-I; FUNCTIONS IN: motor activity; INVOLVED IN: actin filament-based movement; LOCATED IN: myosin complex; EXPRESSED IN: 24 plant structures; EXPRESSED DURING: 15 growth stages; CONTAINS InterPro DOMAIN/s: Dil domain (InterPro:IPR018444), Dilute (InterPro:IPR002710), ATPase, AAA+ type, core (InterPro:IPR003593), Myosin, N-terminal, SH3-like (InterPro:IPR004009), Myosin head, motor domain (InterPro:IPR001609), IQ calmodulin-binding region (InterPro:IPR000048); BEST Arabidopsis thaliana protein match is: Myosin family protein with Dil domain (TAIR:AT1G54560.1); Has 21143 Blast hits to 15193 proteins in 1417 species: Archae - 214; Bacteria - 1306; Metazoa - 12806; Fungi - 1491; Plants - 1144; Viruses - 22; Other Eukaryotes - 4160 (source: NCBI BLink).), translating into MRNCLPMELNLRKGDKVWVEDKDLAWIAADVLDSFDNKLHVETSTGKKVFVSPEKLFRRDPDDEEHNGVDDMTKLTYLHEAGVLYNLQRRYALNDIYTYTGSILIAVNPFKKLPHLYNGHMMEQYMGAPFGELSPHVFAVSDVAYRAMIDDSRSQSILVSGESGAGKTETTKLIMQYLTFVGGRATDDDRSVEQQVLESNPLLEAFGNAKTVRNDNSSRFGKFVEIQFDTNGRISGAAIRTYLLERSRVVRITDPERNYHCFYQLCASGNDAEKYKLSNPRQFHYLNQSKTYELEGVSSAEEYKNTRRAMDIVGISQDEQEGIFRTLAAILHLGNVEFSSGREHDSSVVKDPESRHHLQMAADLFKCDANLLLASLCTRSILTREGIIIKALDPNAAVTSRDTLAKTVYAHLFDWLVDKINKSVGQDPESRFQIGVLDIYGFECFKNNSFEQFCINFANEKLQQHFNEHVFKMEQDEYRKEEINWSYIEFIDNQDVLDLIEKKPIGVIALLDEACMFPRSTHESFSMKLFQNFRFHPRLEKPKFSETDFTLSHYAGKVTYQTEAFLDKNRDYTIVEHCNLLSSSKCPFVAGIFPSAPEESTRSSYKFSSVSSRFKQQLQALMETLSKTEPHYVRCVKPNSLNRPQKFESLSVLHQLRCGGVLEAVRISLAGYPTRRNYSDFVDRFGLLAPEFMDESNDEQALTEKILSKLGLGNYQLGRTKVFLRAGQIGILDSRRAEVLDASARLIQRRLRTFVTHQNFISARASAISIQAYCRGCLSRNAYATRRNAAAAVLVQKHVRRWLSRCAFVKLVSAAIVLQSCIRADSTRLKFSHQKEHRAASLIQAHWRIHKFRSAFRHRQSSIIAIQCRWRQKLAKREFRKLKQVANEAGALRLAKTKLEKRLEDLEWRLQLEKRLRTSGEEAKSSEISKLQKTLESFSLKLDAARLATINECNKNAVLEKQLDISMKEKSAVERELNGMVELKKDNALLKNSMNSLEKKNRVLEKELLNAKTNCNNTLQKLKEAEKRCSELQTSVQSLEEKLSHLENENQVLMQKTLITSPERIGQILGEKHSSAVVPAQNDRRSVFETPTPSKHIMPFSHSLSESRRSKLTAERNLENYELLSRCIKENLGFNDDKPLAACVIYKCLLHWRAFESESTAIFNIIIEGINEALKGGDENGVLPYWLSNASALLCLLQRNLRSNSFLNASAQRSGRAAYGVKSPFKLHGPDDGASHIEARYPALLFKQQLTACVEKIYGLIRDNLKKELSPLLGSCIQAPKASRGIAGKSRSPGGVPQQSPSSQWESILKFLDSLMSRLRENHVPSFFIRKLVTQVFSFINLSLFNSLLLRRECCTFSNGEYVKSGISELEKWIANAKEEFAGTSWHELNYIRQAVGFLVIHQKKKKSLDEIRQDLCPVLTIRQIYRISTMYWDDKYGTQSVSSEVVSQMRVLVDKDNQKQTSNSFLLDDDMSIPFSAEDIDKAIPVLDPSEIEPPKFVSEYTCAQSLVKKPSIASTSKQII; encoded by the exons ATGAGAAATTGTCTTCCAATGGAATTGAATCTGCGCAAGGGCGACAAGGTTTGGGTCGAAGATAAGGATTTGGCTTGGATTGCTGCTGATGTCCTCGATTCTTTTGATAACAAACTCCATGTTGAAACTTCTACTGGGAAGAAG gtttttgtttccCCGGAAAAGCTATTTCGGAGGGATCCTGACGATGAAGAGCATAATGGAGTGGATGATATGACCAAACTGACATACTTGCACGAAGCTGGTGTTCTTTATAATCTACAGAGGAGATATGCTCTGAATGATATCTAT ACATACACTGGAAGCATTCTGATCGCTGTTAATCCATTCAAAAAGCTTCCACATCTCTACAATGGGCACATGATGGAACAGTACATGGGAGCACCATTCGGTGAGCTCAGTCCTCATGTTTTTGCAGTTTCTGATGTTGCATACAG AGCAATGATTGACGACAGTCGAAGTCAGTCAATACTTGTTAGCGGTGAAAGTGGAGCTGGAAAAACTGAGACAACCAAACTAATCATGCAGTATCTTACATTTGTTGGGGGACGTGCTACTGACGATGATAGAAGTGTTGAGCAGCAAGTCCTTGAA TCAAATCCTCTCTTGGAAGCATTTGGCAATGCAAAAACAGTTAGAAATGATAATTCCAG CCGTTTTGGAAAGTTTGTCGAAATCCAGTTTGACACAAATGGTAGAATATCTGGTGCCGCAATCAGAACCTATCTTCTGGAGAGATCACGTGTTGTCCGGATAACAGACCCCGAGAGGAattatcattgtttttatCAATTGTGCGCTTCGGGGAAT GACGCTGAGAAATATAAACTAAGCAACCCTCGTCAATTTCATTATCTAAATCAAAGCAAGACCTATGAATTAGAAGGAGTCAGCAGCGCAGAAGAGTATAAGAATACAAGGAGGGCAATGGATATTGTGGGCATAAGTCAGGATGAGCAG GAAGGGATATTTCGCACACTTGCTGCGATTCTACATCTTGGAAATGTTGAGTTTTCCTCAGGGAGAGAGCACGACTCTTCAGTGGTAAAGGATCCGGAATCTAGACATCATCTGCAGATGGCTGCTGATCTTTTCAA GTGTGATGCAAATCTTTTGCTGGCTTCGCTCTGCACACGTTCAATTCTGACCCGTGAAGGTATCATTATCAAAGCACTTGACCCTAATGCTGCTGTTACTAGCCGGGATACCCTCGCGAAGACTGTTTACGCCCATCTATTTGACTG GCTGGTTGATAAGATCAATAAGTCTGTTGGGCAAGATCCAGAATCTCGTTTTCAAATAGGAGTCCTGGACATTTATGGCTTTGAATGTTTTAAGAATAACAG TTTTGAACAATTTTGCATCAACTTTGCAAATGAAAAGCTGCAGCAACATTTCAACGAG CATGTATTCAAGATGGAGCAGGATGAgtacagaaaagaagaaattaattGGAGTTATATCGAGTTTATTGACAACCAAGATGTCTTGGACCTTATTGAGAAG AAGCCTATTGGGGTGATTGCACTCTTAGATGAAGCTTG CATGTTTCCTAGATCAACTCATGAGTCATTTTCAATGAAGCTGTTTCAGAACTTTAGATTTCATCCGAGATTGGAGAAGCCAAAATTTTCAGAGACGGATTTTACTCTCTCTCATTATGCTGGCAAG GTTACTTATCAAACTGAAGCCTTTTTGGATAAAAACCGTGATTATACTATAGTGGAGCATTGCAATCTGCTGTCTTCCTCCAAATGCCCTTTTGTTGCTGGAATTTTCCCCTCAGCCCCGGAGGAGTCTACCAGATCttcttacaaattttcttCTGTATCTTCCAGATTTAAG caACAACTTCAAGCCCTCATGGAAACTCTCAGCAAAACAGAGCCTCACTATGTTCGGTGTGTGAAGCCAAACTCACTCAACAGACCTCAAAAGTTTGAGAGTCTTAGTGTTTTACATCAACTTCGTTGTGGG GGTGTACTGGAAGCTGTTCGGATTAGTCTAGCAGGGTATCCCACTCGAAGGAATTATTCAGACTTCGTGGATCGTTTTGGTCTGCTAGCTCCAGAATTCATGGATGAGAG CAATGATGAGCAGGCACTGACTGAGAAAATCTTGAGTAAATTAGGTCTTGGGAATTATCAG CTAGGAAGGACAAAAGTGTTCCTAAGAGCTGGTCAAATTGGCATTTTGGACTCTAGGCGGGCTGAAGTCCTTGATGCTTCTGCAAGACTTATTCAGCGAAGACTGAGAACATTTGTAACGCATCAGAACTTCATCTCTGCACGGGCTTCTGCAATTTCAATTCAGGCATACTGTAGAG GATGCCTGTCTCGAAATGCTTATGCCACCAGAAGGAATGCGGCGGCAGCTGTCTTGGTCCAAAAGCATGTGCGCAGGTGGCTGTCAAGATGTGCATTTGTAAAACTTGTATCAGCTGCCATTGTATTACAGTCTTGCATCCGTGCTGACTCAACTCGCTTAAAGTTTTCACATCAGAAAGAGCATCGAGCTGCTTCTCTAATTCAG GCTCATTGGAGAATCCATAAGTTTCGCTCAGCATTCAGGCACCGTCAGTCATCTATTATTGCTATTCAGTGTCGTTGGCGACAGAAGCTTGCGAAGAGAGAGTTTAGAAAACTTAAACAG GTTGCTAATGAAGCAGGTGCTTTGCGATTAGCTAAAACGAAACTTGAAAAACGGTTAGAAGATCTTGAATGGCGGTTGCAGCTTGAGAAACGATTGAGA ACAAGTGGTGAAGAGGCCAAGTCAAGTGAAATATCCAAGCTTCAGAAAACATTGGAATCCTTCAGCCTCAAACTAGACGCAGCTAGGCTGGCTACCATTAATGAGTGCAATAAAAATGCGGTACTTGAAAAGCAACTAGACATATCCATGAAGGAGAAGTCTGCTGTTGAAAGAGAGCTTAATGGAATGGTTGaactaaaaaaagataacGCCTTGCTGAAG AATTCGATGAACTCCTTGGAAAAGAAGAATCGGGTTCTTGAGAAGGAGCTTCTCAATGCTAAAACCAATTGCAATAATACACTACAGAAGTTGAAGGAAGCTGAAAAAAGGTGTTCTGAACTCCAGACGAGTGTTCAAAG TCTTGAGGAGAAACTCTCTCATCTGGAAAACGAGAACCAGGTCTTGATGCAAAAGACGCTAATTACATCCCCAGAGAGAATAGGACAGATACTTGGTGAA AAACACTCTAGTGCTGTTGTACCAGCCCAAAATGACAGGAGATCTGTATTT gAGACACCAACACCTTCAAAGCACATCATGCCATTTTCACATAGCCTGTCAGAGTCGCGTAGATCCAAATTAACCGCAGAAAGAAACCTG GAGAACTACGAATTGCTCTCCAGGTGTATAAAGGAAAATTTGGGATTCAATGATGATAAGCCACTGGCTGCCTGTGTAATATACAAATGTCTTCTGCACTGGCGTGCCTTTGAATCTGAGAGCACAGCCatatttaacatcattattGAGGGAATCAATGAAGCCCTGAAG GGCGGAGATGAGAACGGTGTATTACCATATTGGCTCTCAAACGCTTCAGCACTTCTATGCCTCTTGCAGAGAAATCTGCGGTCAAATAGTTTTCTAAATGCAAGTGCTCAGCGTTCTGGGAGGGCTGCATAT GGAGTAAAGTCTCCTTTTAAACTTCATGGACCTGATGATGGTGCTTCGCATATAGAAGCAAGATATCCAGCATTATTATTTAAACAGCAGCTGACAGCATGTGTGGAGAAGATTTATGGTTTAATTCGtgataatttgaaaaaagaattatcACCGCTTCTGGGATCATGCATTCAG GCACCGAAAGCTTCACGAGGGATTGCTGGAAAATCTAGATCACCAGGTGGTGTGCCGCAGCAATCACCGAGTAGTCAATGGGAAAGTATACTCAAATTCTTGGATTCTCTCATGTCTCGCCTACGCGAAAATCAT GTACCCTCGTTCTTCATTCGCAAACTTGTGACTCAGGTTTTCTCATTCATCAACCTATCACTTTTCAACAG tcttcttcttcgtcgtgaATGTTGCACATTTTCAAATGGGGAATATGTGAAATCTGGGATTTCAGAATTGGAGAAGTGGATAGCTAATGCGAAGGAGGAG TTTGCAGGAACATCTTGGCACGAGTTAAATTACATAAGACAAGCTGTTGGATTCTTG GTTATAcaccagaaaaaaaagaaatcattgGATGAAATCAGGCAGGATCTATGCCCA GTATTGACTATAAGGCAAATATATCGAATAAGTACGATGTACTGGGATGATAAATATGGAACTCAAAGTGTCTCAAGTGAG GTGGTTTCTCAAATGAGGGTACTTGTGGACAAggataaccaaaaacaaacatcaaattcGTTCTTGCTGGACGATGATATGAG CATTCCTTTCTCTGCAGAAGATATAGACAAGGCTATTCCAGTATTAGACCCATCAGAAATAGAACCTCCAAAATTCGTATCAGAATATACTTGTGCACAGTCCCTTGTGAAGAAACCCTCCATAGCTTCAACCTCAAAGCAGATCATTTGA
- the XI-I gene encoding myosin (XI-I; FUNCTIONS IN: motor activity; INVOLVED IN: actin filament-based movement; LOCATED IN: myosin complex; EXPRESSED IN: 24 plant structures; EXPRESSED DURING: 15 growth stages; CONTAINS InterPro DOMAIN/s: Dil domain (InterPro:IPR018444), Dilute (InterPro:IPR002710), Myosin, N-terminal, SH3-like (InterPro:IPR004009), Myosin head, motor domain (InterPro:IPR001609), IQ calmodulin-binding region (InterPro:IPR000048); BEST Arabidopsis thaliana protein match is: Myosin family protein with Dil domain (TAIR:AT1G54560.1).) → MRNCLPMELNLRKGDKVWVEDKDLAWIAADVLDSFDNKLHVETSTGKKVFVSPEKLFRRDPDDEEHNGVDDMTKLTYLHEAGVLYNLQRRYALNDIYTYTGSILIAVNPFKKLPHLYNGHMMEQYMGAPFGELSPHVFAVSDVAYRAMIDDSRSQSILVSGESGAGKTETTKLIMQYLTFVGGRATDDDRSVEQQVLESNPLLEAFGNAKTVRNDNSSRFGKFVEIQFDTNGRISGAAIRTYLLERSRVVRITDPERNYHCFYQLCASGNDAEKYKLSNPRQFHYLNQSKTYELEGVSSAEEYKNTRRAMDIVGISQDEQEGIFRTLAAILHLGNVEFSSGREHDSSVVKDPESRHHLQMAADLFKCDANLLLASLCTRSILTREGIIIKALDPNAAVTSRDTLAKTVYAHLFDWLVDKINKSVGQDPESRFQIGVLDIYGFECFKNNSFEQFCINFANEKLQQHFNEHVFKMEQDEYRKEEINWSYIEFIDNQDVLDLIEKKPIGVIALLDEACMFPRSTHESFSMKLFQNFRFHPRLEKPKFSETDFTLSHYAGKVTYQTEAFLDKNRDYTIVEHCNLLSSSKCPFVAGIFPSAPEESTRSSYKFSSVSSRFKQQLQALMETLSKTEPHYVRCVKPNSLNRPQKFESLSVLHQLRCGGVLEAVRISLAGYPTRRNYSDFVDRFGLLAPEFMDESNDEQALTEKILSKLGLGNYQLGRTKVFLRAGQIGILDSRRAEVLDASARLIQRRLRTFVTHQNFISARASAISIQAYCRGCLSRNAYATRRNAAAAVLVQKHVRRWLSRCAFVKLVSAAIVLQSCIRADSTRLKFSHQKEHRAASLIQAHWRIHKFRSAFRHRQSSIIAIQCRWRQKLAKREFRKLKQVANEAGALRLAKTKLEKRLEDLEWRLQLEKRLRTSGEEAKSSEISKLQKTLESFSLKLDAARLATINECNKNAVLEKQLDISMKEKSAVERELNGMVELKKDNALLKNSMNSLEKKNRVLEKELLNAKTNCNNTLQKLKEAEKRCSELQTSVQSLEEKLSHLENENQVLMQKTLITSPERIGQILGEKHSSAVVPAQNDRRSVFENYELLSRCIKENLGFNDDKPLAACVIYKCLLHWRAFESESTAIFNIIIEGINEALKGGDENGVLPYWLSNASALLCLLQRNLRSNSFLNASAQRSGRAAYGVKSPFKLHGPDDGASHIEARYPALLFKQQLTACVEKIYGLIRDNLKKELSPLLGSCIQAPKASRGIAGKSRSPGGVPQQSPSSQWESILKFLDSLMSRLRENHVPSFFIRKLVTQVFSFINLSLFNSLLLRRECCTFSNGEYVKSGISELEKWIANAKEEFAGTSWHELNYIRQAVGFLVIHQKKKKSLDEIRQDLCPVLTIRQIYRISTMYWDDKYGTQSVSSEVVSQMRVLVDKDNQKQTSNSFLLDDDMSIPFSAEDIDKAIPVLDPSEIEPPKFVSEYTCAQSLVKKPSIASTSKQII, encoded by the exons ATGAGAAATTGTCTTCCAATGGAATTGAATCTGCGCAAGGGCGACAAGGTTTGGGTCGAAGATAAGGATTTGGCTTGGATTGCTGCTGATGTCCTCGATTCTTTTGATAACAAACTCCATGTTGAAACTTCTACTGGGAAGAAG gtttttgtttccCCGGAAAAGCTATTTCGGAGGGATCCTGACGATGAAGAGCATAATGGAGTGGATGATATGACCAAACTGACATACTTGCACGAAGCTGGTGTTCTTTATAATCTACAGAGGAGATATGCTCTGAATGATATCTAT ACATACACTGGAAGCATTCTGATCGCTGTTAATCCATTCAAAAAGCTTCCACATCTCTACAATGGGCACATGATGGAACAGTACATGGGAGCACCATTCGGTGAGCTCAGTCCTCATGTTTTTGCAGTTTCTGATGTTGCATACAG AGCAATGATTGACGACAGTCGAAGTCAGTCAATACTTGTTAGCGGTGAAAGTGGAGCTGGAAAAACTGAGACAACCAAACTAATCATGCAGTATCTTACATTTGTTGGGGGACGTGCTACTGACGATGATAGAAGTGTTGAGCAGCAAGTCCTTGAA TCAAATCCTCTCTTGGAAGCATTTGGCAATGCAAAAACAGTTAGAAATGATAATTCCAG CCGTTTTGGAAAGTTTGTCGAAATCCAGTTTGACACAAATGGTAGAATATCTGGTGCCGCAATCAGAACCTATCTTCTGGAGAGATCACGTGTTGTCCGGATAACAGACCCCGAGAGGAattatcattgtttttatCAATTGTGCGCTTCGGGGAAT GACGCTGAGAAATATAAACTAAGCAACCCTCGTCAATTTCATTATCTAAATCAAAGCAAGACCTATGAATTAGAAGGAGTCAGCAGCGCAGAAGAGTATAAGAATACAAGGAGGGCAATGGATATTGTGGGCATAAGTCAGGATGAGCAG GAAGGGATATTTCGCACACTTGCTGCGATTCTACATCTTGGAAATGTTGAGTTTTCCTCAGGGAGAGAGCACGACTCTTCAGTGGTAAAGGATCCGGAATCTAGACATCATCTGCAGATGGCTGCTGATCTTTTCAA GTGTGATGCAAATCTTTTGCTGGCTTCGCTCTGCACACGTTCAATTCTGACCCGTGAAGGTATCATTATCAAAGCACTTGACCCTAATGCTGCTGTTACTAGCCGGGATACCCTCGCGAAGACTGTTTACGCCCATCTATTTGACTG GCTGGTTGATAAGATCAATAAGTCTGTTGGGCAAGATCCAGAATCTCGTTTTCAAATAGGAGTCCTGGACATTTATGGCTTTGAATGTTTTAAGAATAACAG TTTTGAACAATTTTGCATCAACTTTGCAAATGAAAAGCTGCAGCAACATTTCAACGAG CATGTATTCAAGATGGAGCAGGATGAgtacagaaaagaagaaattaattGGAGTTATATCGAGTTTATTGACAACCAAGATGTCTTGGACCTTATTGAGAAG AAGCCTATTGGGGTGATTGCACTCTTAGATGAAGCTTG CATGTTTCCTAGATCAACTCATGAGTCATTTTCAATGAAGCTGTTTCAGAACTTTAGATTTCATCCGAGATTGGAGAAGCCAAAATTTTCAGAGACGGATTTTACTCTCTCTCATTATGCTGGCAAG GTTACTTATCAAACTGAAGCCTTTTTGGATAAAAACCGTGATTATACTATAGTGGAGCATTGCAATCTGCTGTCTTCCTCCAAATGCCCTTTTGTTGCTGGAATTTTCCCCTCAGCCCCGGAGGAGTCTACCAGATCttcttacaaattttcttCTGTATCTTCCAGATTTAAG caACAACTTCAAGCCCTCATGGAAACTCTCAGCAAAACAGAGCCTCACTATGTTCGGTGTGTGAAGCCAAACTCACTCAACAGACCTCAAAAGTTTGAGAGTCTTAGTGTTTTACATCAACTTCGTTGTGGG GGTGTACTGGAAGCTGTTCGGATTAGTCTAGCAGGGTATCCCACTCGAAGGAATTATTCAGACTTCGTGGATCGTTTTGGTCTGCTAGCTCCAGAATTCATGGATGAGAG CAATGATGAGCAGGCACTGACTGAGAAAATCTTGAGTAAATTAGGTCTTGGGAATTATCAG CTAGGAAGGACAAAAGTGTTCCTAAGAGCTGGTCAAATTGGCATTTTGGACTCTAGGCGGGCTGAAGTCCTTGATGCTTCTGCAAGACTTATTCAGCGAAGACTGAGAACATTTGTAACGCATCAGAACTTCATCTCTGCACGGGCTTCTGCAATTTCAATTCAGGCATACTGTAGAG GATGCCTGTCTCGAAATGCTTATGCCACCAGAAGGAATGCGGCGGCAGCTGTCTTGGTCCAAAAGCATGTGCGCAGGTGGCTGTCAAGATGTGCATTTGTAAAACTTGTATCAGCTGCCATTGTATTACAGTCTTGCATCCGTGCTGACTCAACTCGCTTAAAGTTTTCACATCAGAAAGAGCATCGAGCTGCTTCTCTAATTCAG GCTCATTGGAGAATCCATAAGTTTCGCTCAGCATTCAGGCACCGTCAGTCATCTATTATTGCTATTCAGTGTCGTTGGCGACAGAAGCTTGCGAAGAGAGAGTTTAGAAAACTTAAACAG GTTGCTAATGAAGCAGGTGCTTTGCGATTAGCTAAAACGAAACTTGAAAAACGGTTAGAAGATCTTGAATGGCGGTTGCAGCTTGAGAAACGATTGAGA ACAAGTGGTGAAGAGGCCAAGTCAAGTGAAATATCCAAGCTTCAGAAAACATTGGAATCCTTCAGCCTCAAACTAGACGCAGCTAGGCTGGCTACCATTAATGAGTGCAATAAAAATGCGGTACTTGAAAAGCAACTAGACATATCCATGAAGGAGAAGTCTGCTGTTGAAAGAGAGCTTAATGGAATGGTTGaactaaaaaaagataacGCCTTGCTGAAG AATTCGATGAACTCCTTGGAAAAGAAGAATCGGGTTCTTGAGAAGGAGCTTCTCAATGCTAAAACCAATTGCAATAATACACTACAGAAGTTGAAGGAAGCTGAAAAAAGGTGTTCTGAACTCCAGACGAGTGTTCAAAG TCTTGAGGAGAAACTCTCTCATCTGGAAAACGAGAACCAGGTCTTGATGCAAAAGACGCTAATTACATCCCCAGAGAGAATAGGACAGATACTTGGTGAA AAACACTCTAGTGCTGTTGTACCAGCCCAAAATGACAGGAGATCTGTATTT GAGAACTACGAATTGCTCTCCAGGTGTATAAAGGAAAATTTGGGATTCAATGATGATAAGCCACTGGCTGCCTGTGTAATATACAAATGTCTTCTGCACTGGCGTGCCTTTGAATCTGAGAGCACAGCCatatttaacatcattattGAGGGAATCAATGAAGCCCTGAAG GGCGGAGATGAGAACGGTGTATTACCATATTGGCTCTCAAACGCTTCAGCACTTCTATGCCTCTTGCAGAGAAATCTGCGGTCAAATAGTTTTCTAAATGCAAGTGCTCAGCGTTCTGGGAGGGCTGCATAT GGAGTAAAGTCTCCTTTTAAACTTCATGGACCTGATGATGGTGCTTCGCATATAGAAGCAAGATATCCAGCATTATTATTTAAACAGCAGCTGACAGCATGTGTGGAGAAGATTTATGGTTTAATTCGtgataatttgaaaaaagaattatcACCGCTTCTGGGATCATGCATTCAG GCACCGAAAGCTTCACGAGGGATTGCTGGAAAATCTAGATCACCAGGTGGTGTGCCGCAGCAATCACCGAGTAGTCAATGGGAAAGTATACTCAAATTCTTGGATTCTCTCATGTCTCGCCTACGCGAAAATCAT GTACCCTCGTTCTTCATTCGCAAACTTGTGACTCAGGTTTTCTCATTCATCAACCTATCACTTTTCAACAG tcttcttcttcgtcgtgaATGTTGCACATTTTCAAATGGGGAATATGTGAAATCTGGGATTTCAGAATTGGAGAAGTGGATAGCTAATGCGAAGGAGGAG TTTGCAGGAACATCTTGGCACGAGTTAAATTACATAAGACAAGCTGTTGGATTCTTG GTTATAcaccagaaaaaaaagaaatcattgGATGAAATCAGGCAGGATCTATGCCCA GTATTGACTATAAGGCAAATATATCGAATAAGTACGATGTACTGGGATGATAAATATGGAACTCAAAGTGTCTCAAGTGAG GTGGTTTCTCAAATGAGGGTACTTGTGGACAAggataaccaaaaacaaacatcaaattcGTTCTTGCTGGACGATGATATGAG CATTCCTTTCTCTGCAGAAGATATAGACAAGGCTATTCCAGTATTAGACCCATCAGAAATAGAACCTCCAAAATTCGTATCAGAATATACTTGTGCACAGTCCCTTGTGAAGAAACCCTCCATAGCTTCAACCTCAAAGCAGATCATTTGA